Proteins co-encoded in one Dyella japonica A8 genomic window:
- a CDS encoding efflux RND transporter permease subunit encodes MFRGLVAFALTRRAIVLMSLAAFAIAGLVAYAKLNIEAYPNPAPVILEITAQAPGLSAEEMERSYTRPMEVGLATTPGVESIRSTSFYGLSFVRVTFKYGTDYYFDYTQAALSLQQNVSLPNAVQPQIQASSLVGEIFRYQLAGPRSMSLTELRTLQDWVVTRRLLSVPGIAQVVTWGGTTKEYDVEADLHKLQGYGITLPQLVSAIGNANSNVGGRTINIGQQSVNIRGVGLVKDVDDIGHIVLNQSNGTPVLVKDVAKVKVGAVPRLGRAGRDTQDDVVTGIVVMNRTLQTNDVVARVKDEVARLNSDGTLPPGVKLVPFYDRSTLVAVTTHTVLHNLIFGCLLVFLIQWIFLGDLRSAIIVSANIPVALFFSIIILVLMGDSANLLSLGAVDFGIIVDSAVILIENIFRNFQKSHEEQRELLHESAQSDLGTYMRGGATHGWTDRLRLLFISAMQVDRAILFSSAITVAAFIPLFTMQGVEGQIFNPMARTYAYALTGALIATFTISPVLASLLLPKHVKETETVFVRAIRRVYTPVLRWALARRRTTVALGVGFLLLAGLLLTRVGTEFLPALEEGNLWIRASMPPTISLEAGQDKVNELRRILLKHPEVVTVVSQHGRPDDGSDASGFYNVELFVPLKPQDDWPSGHTKEKLVADLQREFENALPGVEFNFSQYIQDNIEEGLSGVKGANSVKIVGPELPELEHLADEVMHQMQQVPGVQDLGVFHVLGQPNLNITIDRAKAARYGLNTGDINTVVQAAAGGTSATTVLEGDRQFDLVVRLAPQFRRSIEDIGNIQVGYSLPNGGTGYVPLRDVAKISLDTGASYIYHERNERFVPVKFSVRGRDLGGTVAEAQRRIAEHVTLPPGYHLSWAGEFNDLQQAKQRLAVVLPIAVGLILALLFALFNSLRDSLLTLAAIPFSIGGGIVALYLSGLDFSISAAIGFVSLFGVSVMNGILVITYFNHLVFAGLSPVEAMAQAAEQRMRPMLMTALSACIGLLPAALSTGIGSQVQRPLATVVVGGMLIGPVMLLVVAPALQVLVVEWSHKRRSRRQAAGEAA; translated from the coding sequence GTGTTCCGTGGTCTTGTCGCCTTCGCGCTGACCCGCCGCGCCATCGTGCTGATGTCGCTGGCGGCGTTCGCCATCGCCGGGCTTGTGGCCTACGCCAAGCTCAACATCGAGGCTTACCCCAATCCCGCGCCGGTGATCCTGGAAATCACCGCGCAGGCGCCGGGTCTTTCCGCCGAGGAAATGGAACGCAGCTATACGCGGCCGATGGAAGTGGGCCTGGCGACCACGCCGGGGGTGGAAAGCATCCGCTCCACGTCGTTCTACGGCTTGTCGTTCGTGCGCGTCACTTTCAAGTACGGTACCGACTACTACTTCGACTACACGCAGGCCGCGCTGTCGTTGCAGCAGAACGTGAGCCTGCCCAATGCGGTGCAACCGCAGATCCAGGCGTCCAGCCTGGTCGGCGAGATCTTCCGCTACCAGCTGGCCGGCCCGCGCTCGATGAGCCTTACCGAGTTGCGCACCCTGCAGGACTGGGTGGTCACGCGCCGCCTGCTGTCGGTGCCGGGCATTGCCCAGGTGGTGACCTGGGGCGGCACCACCAAGGAATACGACGTCGAAGCCGACCTGCACAAGCTGCAGGGCTACGGCATCACCCTGCCCCAGCTCGTCAGCGCCATCGGCAATGCCAACAGCAACGTCGGCGGGCGCACGATCAACATCGGCCAGCAATCGGTGAACATCCGTGGCGTGGGCCTGGTCAAGGATGTCGACGACATCGGCCACATCGTGCTCAACCAGTCCAACGGCACGCCAGTGCTGGTGAAGGACGTGGCCAAGGTGAAGGTGGGCGCCGTACCGCGCCTGGGCCGGGCCGGACGCGACACCCAGGATGACGTAGTCACCGGCATCGTGGTGATGAACCGCACGCTGCAGACCAACGACGTAGTCGCGCGCGTGAAGGACGAAGTGGCCAGGCTCAACAGCGACGGCACTCTGCCGCCCGGCGTGAAGCTGGTGCCGTTCTACGACCGCTCCACGTTGGTGGCGGTGACCACGCACACCGTGCTGCACAACCTGATCTTCGGCTGCCTGCTGGTGTTCCTGATCCAATGGATCTTCCTGGGCGACCTGCGCAGCGCCATCATCGTCAGCGCCAACATTCCCGTGGCGCTGTTCTTCAGCATCATCATCCTGGTGTTGATGGGCGACTCCGCCAACCTGCTGTCGCTGGGCGCGGTGGACTTCGGCATCATCGTCGACTCGGCGGTGATCCTGATCGAAAACATCTTCCGCAATTTCCAGAAGAGTCACGAAGAGCAGCGCGAATTGCTTCACGAGTCCGCGCAGAGCGACCTCGGCACCTATATGCGCGGCGGCGCCACCCATGGCTGGACCGATCGCCTGCGATTGCTCTTCATCAGTGCCATGCAGGTGGACCGCGCAATCCTGTTCTCCTCCGCCATCACGGTGGCGGCTTTCATCCCGCTGTTCACCATGCAGGGCGTGGAGGGCCAGATCTTCAACCCGATGGCGCGCACTTACGCCTACGCGCTAACCGGTGCGCTGATCGCCACTTTCACCATCTCGCCGGTGCTGGCGTCACTGTTGCTGCCCAAGCACGTGAAGGAGACCGAGACGGTGTTCGTGCGCGCGATCCGCCGCGTCTACACACCGGTGCTGCGCTGGGCGCTGGCTCGTCGCCGTACCACGGTCGCCCTGGGCGTGGGCTTCCTGCTGTTGGCCGGCTTGCTGTTGACGCGCGTCGGCACCGAGTTCCTGCCCGCACTGGAAGAAGGCAACCTGTGGATACGCGCCTCGATGCCACCCACCATCTCACTGGAGGCGGGACAGGACAAGGTGAACGAACTGCGTCGCATCCTGCTCAAGCATCCGGAGGTGGTGACGGTAGTGTCGCAACATGGACGCCCCGACGACGGCAGTGATGCCTCCGGCTTCTACAACGTGGAGTTGTTCGTCCCGCTCAAGCCGCAGGACGACTGGCCCAGCGGCCACACCAAAGAGAAGCTGGTGGCCGACCTGCAGCGCGAATTCGAGAACGCGCTGCCCGGCGTGGAATTCAACTTCTCGCAGTACATCCAGGACAACATCGAGGAAGGCCTCTCCGGCGTGAAAGGCGCGAACTCGGTGAAGATCGTCGGCCCCGAGTTGCCCGAACTGGAGCACCTGGCCGACGAGGTCATGCACCAGATGCAGCAGGTTCCGGGCGTGCAAGACCTCGGCGTTTTCCACGTACTGGGCCAGCCCAACCTCAACATCACTATCGACCGCGCCAAGGCTGCGCGCTACGGCCTCAACACCGGCGATATCAACACCGTGGTGCAGGCGGCAGCCGGCGGTACCTCGGCAACGACGGTGCTGGAAGGTGATCGCCAGTTCGACCTGGTGGTGCGCCTGGCACCCCAGTTCCGGCGCAGCATCGAGGACATTGGCAATATCCAGGTGGGTTACAGCCTGCCCAACGGGGGTACCGGCTACGTCCCGTTGCGCGATGTAGCCAAGATCAGCCTCGACACGGGCGCTTCGTACATCTACCACGAACGCAACGAGCGCTTCGTGCCGGTGAAGTTCAGCGTGCGCGGGCGCGATCTGGGCGGCACCGTGGCGGAGGCGCAGCGCCGCATCGCCGAGCACGTCACGCTGCCGCCGGGCTACCACCTCTCGTGGGCGGGCGAGTTCAACGACCTGCAGCAGGCCAAGCAGCGCCTGGCGGTGGTGCTGCCCATCGCGGTGGGCCTGATCCTGGCCCTGCTGTTCGCCCTCTTCAATTCACTGCGTGACAGCCTGCTCACGCTGGCAGCGATTCCCTTTTCCATCGGCGGCGGCATTGTCGCCCTGTATCTCTCGGGACTGGATTTCAGCATCTCCGCGGCGATCGGCTTCGTGTCGCTGTTCGGCGTATCGGTGATGAACGGCATCCTCGTCATCACCTACTTCAACCATCTGGTCTTCGCCGGCCTCTCGCCGGTGGAAGCCATGGCGCAAGCCGCCGAGCAGCGCATGCGCCCCATGCTGATGACCGCCCTGTCGGCCTGCATCGGCTTGCTGCCTGCCGCGCTGTCCACCGGCATCGGCAGCCAGGTGCAGCGGCCGCTCGCCACCGTGGTGGTCGGCGGCATGCTGATCGGGCCGGTGATGCTGCTGGTCGTGGCGCCGGCACTGCAGGTACTGGTGGTGGAGTGGTCGCACAAGCGCCGCAGCCGTCGACAGGCGGCAGGAGAGGCAGCATGA